A stretch of Gymnodinialimonas phycosphaerae DNA encodes these proteins:
- a CDS encoding MFS transporter produces the protein MRDTPAPSLPGYAVFAAMLASAGLPIYIHAPKFYVDTYGVSLTALAAVLFGLRLFDVVQDPVLGWLVGRLRGARRMAVMVGAGVIAASMLGLFAIAPPLPPLVWFTLTMVGLFSSFSFLTIAMYSEGVTAAARVRGGHLKLAAWRETGALLGVCVASIAPFVLGFTGFAVSFVVLAALAVWLMRHDWGGGSAPSSGGFGPVLRDPLARRLLVIALLNAAPVAVSSTLFLFYVESVLQAGAWAGAYLILFFIMAAASAPVWSALATRYGSRPMLLSAMTLAIAGFAGALALGPGDTLAFAAVCVVTGFALGADFALLPAAFAARMERVAPDAGEAFGLWNFVSKATLAIAAITLLPALEAAGFRAGETSPEGAIVLLAYLYAGVPCVLKLGAMALLLITPLPAGEREDF, from the coding sequence TTGAGGGACACGCCCGCGCCGTCGCTGCCCGGATACGCCGTCTTTGCCGCCATGCTCGCCAGCGCGGGTTTGCCGATCTACATCCATGCGCCGAAGTTCTACGTCGACACCTACGGCGTCAGCCTGACGGCGCTGGCCGCGGTGCTGTTCGGGTTGCGCTTGTTTGACGTGGTGCAGGACCCGGTCCTGGGCTGGTTGGTGGGCCGCCTGCGCGGTGCCCGCCGTATGGCCGTGATGGTGGGCGCGGGCGTCATCGCGGCCTCGATGCTTGGCCTCTTCGCCATCGCGCCGCCCTTGCCGCCGCTGGTGTGGTTCACGCTGACGATGGTGGGCCTGTTCTCATCCTTCTCGTTCCTGACCATCGCGATGTATTCCGAGGGCGTGACCGCTGCTGCGCGGGTGCGGGGCGGCCACCTCAAGCTGGCGGCATGGCGGGAAACCGGCGCGCTTCTGGGCGTTTGCGTGGCATCGATTGCGCCGTTCGTCCTGGGCTTCACCGGGTTTGCCGTGTCGTTTGTGGTGCTTGCGGCACTGGCCGTCTGGTTGATGCGACACGACTGGGGTGGAGGTTCTGCGCCGTCCTCCGGCGGTTTCGGGCCGGTCCTGCGGGACCCGTTGGCGCGCCGACTTCTGGTGATTGCCCTTCTGAACGCCGCGCCGGTGGCGGTCTCCTCAACCCTGTTCCTGTTTTACGTCGAAAGCGTGTTGCAGGCGGGCGCTTGGGCGGGTGCCTACCTGATCTTGTTCTTCATCATGGCCGCCGCCTCTGCCCCCGTCTGGAGCGCTCTGGCCACCCGCTATGGCAGCCGCCCCATGTTGTTGAGCGCCATGACCCTTGCCATTGCAGGCTTCGCGGGCGCTCTGGCCCTTGGCCCCGGCGACACCTTGGCCTTCGCGGCCGTCTGTGTCGTCACGGGCTTCGCCCTTGGCGCGGATTTCGCGTTGCTGCCCGCAGCCTTTGCCGCAAGAATGGAACGCGTCGCCCCCGATGCGGGCGAAGCCTTCGGTTTGTGGAACTTTGTGTCCAAAGCCACGTTGGCCATAGCCGCGATCACGCTACTTCCAGCCCTGGAGGCGGCGGGGTTTCGCGCAGGTGAGACCTCACCCGAGGGGGCGATTGTGCTTCTGGCCTATTTATACGCAGGGGTGCCTTGCGTGCTGAAATTGGGCGCGATGGCGCTGTTATTGATAACGCCCCTTCCAGCGGGCGAGAGAGAGGATTTTTAA
- a CDS encoding DUF1365 domain-containing protein, translating into MNGAVDHVQGQTFHGRRGAVENAFTYGIDYVMLDAEAPARGPAFFGRNRGGVFSLHDSDHGGAPKAGVGAPWAREVLEAHGLAGVTDGKLMLLAQPRVLGHVFNPVSFWLAYDRQNRLRAVIAEVSNTFGDRHSYLCAHHDQRPISREDTLTATKIFHVSPFQPIDGGYAFRFDIRPDRVGVWIEFTTGNEGVLATLTGARKQLTNGSILRAALRRPFGSRRVLTLIHWQALKLWWKGASYRDRPEPPVEEVSR; encoded by the coding sequence ATGAACGGCGCCGTCGATCATGTTCAGGGGCAGACGTTCCATGGCCGACGGGGTGCGGTGGAGAATGCCTTCACCTACGGCATCGATTACGTGATGCTGGACGCCGAGGCCCCCGCGCGAGGGCCCGCGTTCTTCGGGCGTAACCGGGGCGGGGTGTTTTCGCTGCACGACAGCGACCATGGCGGCGCGCCGAAGGCCGGTGTTGGCGCACCCTGGGCGCGCGAGGTGCTGGAGGCCCACGGGCTGGCTGGCGTGACCGATGGCAAGCTGATGCTGTTGGCGCAACCGCGTGTCTTGGGGCATGTCTTCAACCCGGTGTCCTTCTGGCTGGCCTATGACCGCCAGAACCGTCTGCGGGCGGTGATTGCGGAAGTGTCCAACACCTTTGGCGATCGCCATTCATACCTCTGCGCGCATCACGATCAGCGCCCCATCAGCCGGGAAGACACGCTGACCGCCACGAAGATTTTCCACGTTTCGCCCTTCCAGCCGATCGACGGGGGCTATGCCTTCCGGTTCGATATTCGCCCGGATCGCGTTGGCGTCTGGATCGAGTTCACGACCGGCAACGAGGGGGTTCTGGCCACCCTGACCGGCGCGAGAAAGCAGTTGACCAACGGATCCATCCTGCGCGCGGCACTGCGGCGGCCCTTCGGGTCGCGTCGGGTGCTGACGTTGATCCACTGGCAGGCGTTGAAGCTGTGGTGGAAAGGCGCGTCCTACCGTGACCGCCCCGAGCCGCCGGTGGAGGAGGTCTCTCGTTGA